Proteins encoded together in one Ptiloglossa arizonensis isolate GNS036 chromosome 9, iyPtiAriz1_principal, whole genome shotgun sequence window:
- the Rnasez gene encoding ribonuclease Z, producing MTSSVLFCNYFSSHCYKTFNFCYTMGKQLLENNKMAMRQKKKLQLLRQMNANVTLQVLGTGATGAPSALFLSTDHTNYIFNCGEGTQRLANEHHLKLTKLDHIFVTRPSWKNIGGLPGLLLTLQEYGVNEINIHSLSKMHNLLDALKTFIFLPQLSISYNDLSEHEPYKDNIMTIRSIHITKFSKTTDENSLKLDNKSEYKSNEHGKRVVDATETGENCAQVAKRFKTTADIVCYACEINPKRGKLLLEKCLELGLDSGPHLQLLKKGINVIKNDGTVFMSKDVCEEEGSISTFIVIDCPAEEYLDSVVNHPDFLKYQNVPSKEQEMLCIFHFTPDKIFDNPKYQNWINTFPQTTQHVILNSKNCCMGSDAVFKNQYILNMLHSEIFPLLSKDSLKEDKETENDNIIRARTMQTLEIRPNVKQVTTPKIYSKSQEHIESIWNIPMFADTLTELKKNISMRTEQLNITNTCEYPRVLMLGTGSSVPNKVRNISAILLRIDENNSILLDCGEGTIGQIIRYFGNANVDNILRSIKAIYISHVHADHHLGIIGLLQEREKYTKEPIYILTTKQIELWLQFYHHHYEPISHLYKLVNNYDLYLNKHILSNLSETLLYYSLNVKRIDTILVKHCKHSFGVAITLKDNKKIVYSGDTMPCENLITLGKNCDLLIHEATMEDSLKQLARKKYHSTSSEAINAGKLMNAKFTLLTHFSQRYSKLPLISEKEENVGLAYDNMDIKLSQLRLLPLFYPCLKLMFYEYFKETERRIAKQHIKN from the exons ATGACGTCTAGTGTACTcttttgcaattatttttcaagTCATTGTTACAAaacatttaatttttgttatacaATGGGCAAGCAGttattggaaaataataaaatggcAATGCGTCAAAAGAAGAAATTGCAACTCTTGCGCCAAATGAATGCCAATGTAACATTAcaa GTCCTTGGAACTGGAGCTACTGGAGCACCAAGTGCTTTATTTCTTTCAACAGACCAtactaattatatatttaattgtgGAGAAGGAACACAACGATTAGCCAATGAACATCATCTTAAACTAACTAAATTAGATCATATATTTGTGACAAGACCTTCTTGGAAAAACATTGGTGGATTACCAGGTTTGCTTTTAACATTACAAGAATATGGtgtaaacgaaataaatattcatagtcTGAGTAAAATGCATAATCTTTTGGATGCATTAAAgacatttatttttttaccaCAATTGAGCATTTCTTATAATGATCTCAGTGAACATGAACCCTATAAAGACAATATAATGACTATCCGGAGTATTCATATAACAAAGTTTTCAAAAACTACAGATGAAAACTCCTTAAAATTAGATAATAAGAGTGAATATAAATCAAATGAACATGGAAAAAGAGTCGTCGATGCTACAGAAACAGGAGAAAACTGTGCACAAGTAGCAAAAAGATTTAAGACTACTGCAGATATTGTGTGTTACGCTTGTGAAATTAATCCAAAACGTGGGAAATTGTTACTTGAGAAGTGTTTAGAATTAGGTTTAGATTCTGGTCCGCATTTACAGTTACTAAAGAAGGGaataaatgttataaaaaatgaTGGAACAGTTTTTATGAGCAAGGATGTTTGTGAAGAAGAGGGTTCTATAAGCACCTTTATAG TAATAGACTGTCCTGCAGAAGAATATTTGGATTCTGTTGTGAATCACCctgattttttaaaatatcagaATGTACCATCAAAAGAACAAGAAATGTTATGCATTTTTCATTTTACCCCTGACAAAATTTTTGACAATCCAAAATACCAAAACTGGATAAACACATTTCCACAAACAACGCAACATGTAATTCTAAATAGTAAAAACTGTTGTATGGGCAGTGATGCTGTTTTTAAGAatcaatatatattaaatatgcttCATTCTGAAATATTTCCATTATTAAGCAAAGATAGTTTAAAAGAAGACAAAGAA ACTGAGAATGATAATATTATTCGAGCAAGAACAATGCAAACATTAGAAATACGCCCAAATGTGAAACAGGTGACAACACCTAAGATTTATTCCAAATCACAAGAACACATTGAAAGTATTTGGAATATTCCTATGTTTGCAGATACTCTGAcagagttaaaaaaaaatattagcaTGAGAACTGAACAACTTAACATAACAAACACATGCGAGTATCCAAGAGTTCTTATGTTAGGTACTGGTTCTAGTGTACCAAATAAAGTTAGAAATATAAGTGCTATTCTTTTGAGAATTGATGAAAATAATAGTATCCTGTTGGATTGTGGCGAAGGGACTATTGGTCAAATTATTAGATATTTTGGAAATGCGAATGTTGATAACATTTTACGTTCTATTAAG GCTATTTATATATCACATGTACATGCAGATCATCACTTAGGTATCATTGGTTTACtacaagaaagagaaaaatacacaaaggaaCCGATATATATACTAACTACAAAACAAATTGAATTATGGTTGCAAttttatcatcatcattatgaACCTATTTCACATTTATACAAACTAGTGAATAATTATgatttatatttaaacaaacaTATATTGTCTAATTTGTCTGAAACTTTGCTCTACTACTCATTAAATGTTAAAAGAATAGATACCATTTTGGTCAAACATTGTAAACATTCGTTCGGTGTCGCTATTACTCttaaagataataaaaaaattgtttatag tgGTGATACTATGCCTTGTGAAAATCTTATAACCTTGGGTAAAAATTGTGATTTATTAATTCATGAAGCAACGATGGAAGATTCGCTTAAGCAGTTAGCAAGAAAGAAATATCACTCAACAAGTTCTGAAGCGATAAATGCTGGAAAATTAATGAATGCTAAATTCACGTTATTAACTCATTTTAGTCAGCGTTATTCTAAGCTTCCATTAATttcagaaaaagaagaaaatgtcgGCCTAGCTTATGACAATATGGATATTAAATTGTCACAGCTGCGGCTGTTACCTCTTTTTTATCCATGCTTAAAACTCAtgttttatgaatattttaaagaaacagaaagacgaATTGCAAAACAACATattaagaattaa
- the LOC143151607 gene encoding uncharacterized protein LOC143151607 yields the protein MLRGGRSVSRPGQSCFTRTESPYSNTVRGRQVSGVGRLRLGLPSTPTSTANPIESDRIHLATCVRRCRPPALSPEDYAGPSTGPSGHLPSEGESPGLKAAIKQLLEAVTEDALGRQDPDPARHFVRTQGGVLQPKLSDGCGQLLNYHSQLGEPGGRVRQGT from the exons ATGCTACGAGGAGGTCGAAGTGTAAGTCGACCCGGACAGAGCTGCTTTACCCGGACAGAGTCGCCTTACTCGA ATACTGTAAGGGGTCGGCAGGTatccggagttggccgcttgagATTGGGGCTTCCTTCCACCCCCACCTCAACCGCGAATCCCATCGAGTCAGATCGGATCCACCTCGCGACATGTGTCCGACGGTGCAGGCCACCAGCACTCTCTCCAGAAGATTACGCAGGTCCTTCCACAGGACCTTCGGGTCATCTTCCAAGTGAAGGGGAATCACCCGGTCTCAAAGCAGCGATCAAACAGCTACTGGAAGCCGTCACCGAGGACGCCCTGGGACGCCAAGACCCAGACCCAGCTAGACACTTCGTCAGGACTCAGGGTGGAGTTCTTCAGCCCAAACTTTCGGATGGCTGCGGCCAGCTCCTCAACTATCACTCCCAGCTCGGCGAACCAGGTGGTCGAGTCCGCCAAGGGACGTGA